In one Cupriavidus taiwanensis genomic region, the following are encoded:
- the radC gene encoding RadC family protein, translated as MTIAKWPACERPREKLLESGAAALSDAELLAVLLRVGAAGKSAVDLARELLHRFGSLTALFAAEGNALAGVRGMGTAKFAQLQAIPELARRALAESLRLPAGFNSPESVRSYLRLTLAPLQHEVFLCLFLDPGNRMLASEELFRGTLTRTSVYPREVARHALSHNAAGIIVAHNHPRGTTEPSQSDIHLTRELARTLDLIDVRLLDHFIVAGQEIRSLAESCERLPGL; from the coding sequence ATGACCATTGCCAAATGGCCCGCCTGCGAGCGGCCCCGCGAGAAACTGCTGGAAAGCGGCGCTGCCGCCCTGTCTGATGCCGAATTGCTGGCCGTGCTGCTGCGCGTGGGCGCGGCGGGCAAAAGTGCCGTGGACCTGGCACGCGAACTGCTGCACCGCTTTGGCTCGCTGACCGCCCTGTTCGCCGCCGAGGGCAACGCCCTGGCCGGCGTGCGCGGCATGGGCACCGCAAAATTCGCCCAACTGCAAGCCATCCCCGAGCTCGCCCGGCGCGCGCTGGCCGAGTCGCTGCGGCTGCCGGCCGGCTTCAACTCACCGGAGTCGGTGCGCAGTTACCTGCGCCTGACGCTGGCACCGCTGCAGCATGAGGTCTTCCTGTGCCTGTTCCTGGACCCCGGCAACCGCATGCTTGCCAGCGAGGAGCTGTTTCGCGGCACGCTGACACGGACCTCGGTGTACCCGCGCGAGGTGGCGCGCCACGCCCTGTCGCATAACGCGGCCGGCATCATCGTCGCCCACAACCATCCGCGCGGCACCACCGAACCGAGCCAGAGCGACATCCACCTGACGCGCGAACTGGCGCGCACGCTCGACCTGATCGATGTGCGGCTGCTCGACCACTTCATCGTGGCAGGGCAGGAAATCCGCTCGCTGGCCGAATCCTGCGAGCGCCTTCCCGGGTTGTGA
- the rpmB gene encoding 50S ribosomal protein L28 translates to MARVCQVTGKAPMVGNNVSHANNKTKRRFLPNLQNRRFFVESENRWVSLRVSNAGLRLIDKKGIDSVLADLRARGEV, encoded by the coding sequence ATGGCACGCGTCTGTCAAGTGACCGGGAAAGCGCCGATGGTCGGCAACAACGTTTCCCACGCAAACAACAAGACCAAGCGCCGTTTTCTGCCCAACCTGCAGAATCGTCGTTTCTTCGTTGAATCCGAAAACCGCTGGGTGAGCCTGCGCGTCTCGAACGCCGGCCTGCGCCTGATCGACAAGAAAGGCATCGACTCCGTGCTCGCCGACCTGCGTGCACGCGGCGAAGTCTAA
- the rpmG gene encoding 50S ribosomal protein L33 produces MASKGGRDKIKLESTAGTGHFYTTTKNKRTMPEKMEIMKFDPVARKHVAYKETKIK; encoded by the coding sequence ATGGCAAGCAAGGGCGGCCGCGACAAGATCAAGCTGGAATCGACCGCAGGTACCGGTCACTTCTACACCACCACCAAGAACAAGCGCACCATGCCGGAAAAGATGGAGATCATGAAGTTCGATCCCGTCGCCCGCAAGCACGTCGCTTACAAGGAAACCAAGATCAAGTAA